The Candidatus Dormiibacterota bacterium genome contains a region encoding:
- a CDS encoding GDSL-type esterase/lipase family protein: MKRATMILLVFILVYAIFEIIRVKMLISRANKLVVQSKPYEQSQAKPRYRVLIIGDSTGVGTGVSSPEKSLAGLLGAEFPEAEIINRSINGLRSDQLAESLESLPESKFNLVIIHIGGNDLIRFKSLRKVQSNIKLVLDYASNRSDKVALFTTGDLSKTSFFPLAARPWYGNSSSRLRSSMKKLATEYDNVAYIDLFSYPDLSEINGYAVDGLHLNDAGYGLWYKALKDTIKKPLF, from the coding sequence ATGAAACGGGCTACGATGATATTGCTAGTATTTATTCTGGTCTATGCCATATTTGAGATTATAAGGGTTAAAATGCTGATTAGCCGCGCCAATAAGCTGGTTGTGCAGTCTAAGCCATACGAACAATCACAAGCTAAACCTCGTTACCGTGTACTTATTATCGGCGACAGCACGGGGGTCGGCACGGGGGTTAGTAGTCCCGAAAAGTCATTAGCAGGCCTACTCGGCGCTGAATTCCCTGAAGCTGAGATTATTAATCGCTCTATAAACGGCTTGCGCAGCGACCAGTTAGCGGAAAGTCTTGAAAGTCTTCCAGAGAGTAAGTTTAATCTCGTAATCATCCACATCGGTGGCAATGACCTGATTCGGTTTAAATCTCTTAGGAAAGTGCAAAGTAATATCAAGCTGGTTTTGGACTACGCCAGCAATAGATCGGACAAAGTTGCACTATTCACAACCGGCGACCTGAGCAAGACAAGCTTCTTCCCTCTGGCGGCGAGACCCTGGTATGGAAACTCTTCTTCTCGTTTACGCAGCAGTATGAAGAAGCTAGCCACCGAATATGACAATGTCGCTTATATCGACTTATTTAGCTATCCTGATCTCAGCGAAATAAATGGGTATGCCGTAGATGGTCTTCATCTCAATGACGCAGGATACGGGTTATGGTATAAGGCTCTGAAAGATACAATAAAAAAGCCGCTATTTTGA
- the obgE gene encoding GTPase ObgE, with protein sequence MFADKVEIEIQAGKGGDGRVNFRHEKYRAMGGPDGGDGGRGGNVVFEADHNLNTLAEYRRKRKLAAGDGQPGGSNRKHGKAGEDVIIKVPQGTTIWDGDQLLGDLAQEGMSQIIAHGGRGGFGNAHFTASARQAPRAAELGEPGEHRQLTLELKLVADVGLVGLPNAGKSTLLSVISNAKPEIADYPFTTLIPNLGVVDFRNYSFLVADIPGLIEGASQGKGLGDEFLRHIERTAVILHLIDATSEDVISDYKTIMGELSQYKIDLTGKPQLVILTKADAVDKKELESKQKAIKKAAGQAVYTISAPAHTGLSELLAETVKLVKIAREQQAEARVEAAIPVIDEATQPDLWQVISEGEGYRIEGQKIESFATRTDWSNDASVERLRDILRKVGVTRELDRQGINPGDIVHIGHHKFTW encoded by the coding sequence GTGTTTGCAGATAAAGTCGAAATCGAAATACAGGCCGGTAAAGGCGGTGATGGCCGGGTGAATTTCCGCCATGAAAAGTATCGGGCTATGGGCGGCCCCGATGGCGGCGATGGCGGCCGGGGCGGTAATGTGGTCTTTGAAGCCGATCACAACTTAAACACGCTAGCCGAGTACCGCCGCAAGCGCAAACTAGCAGCTGGCGACGGTCAGCCGGGCGGGTCAAACCGCAAACATGGCAAAGCCGGCGAAGATGTAATTATTAAAGTCCCGCAGGGCACGACTATCTGGGATGGCGATCAGCTTTTGGGGGACCTAGCCCAAGAGGGTATGAGCCAGATCATTGCCCACGGCGGCCGCGGCGGCTTTGGCAATGCTCACTTTACCGCTTCTGCCCGCCAAGCACCCCGGGCAGCAGAATTAGGTGAGCCGGGGGAGCACCGCCAGCTGACTCTGGAACTAAAACTGGTAGCCGATGTCGGTTTAGTGGGCCTGCCGAATGCCGGCAAATCTACCCTGCTTTCGGTTATCTCTAATGCCAAGCCCGAAATTGCCGATTATCCCTTTACGACTTTAATCCCCAATCTGGGGGTAGTCGATTTTCGCAATTACAGCTTTTTAGTAGCCGATATCCCTGGGCTGATAGAAGGCGCCAGCCAGGGCAAGGGCTTGGGCGATGAATTCCTGCGCCATATAGAAAGAACTGCCGTAATTCTGCACTTAATCGATGCCACTTCAGAAGATGTAATAAGTGACTACAAAACGATCATGGGCGAACTCTCGCAGTATAAGATCGACCTTACGGGCAAGCCGCAGCTGGTTATTCTAACCAAAGCCGATGCCGTGGATAAAAAAGAGCTGGAGTCTAAGCAGAAGGCCATAAAAAAGGCCGCGGGCCAAGCGGTATATACGATTTCTGCCCCCGCCCATACCGGGCTGAGTGAGCTGTTGGCCGAAACTGTAAAATTAGTAAAAATTGCCAGAGAGCAGCAAGCAGAGGCCCGTGTTGAAGCCGCCATACCGGTAATAGATGAGGCAACGCAGCCAGACTTGTGGCAGGTGATTTCGGAGGGTGAGGGCTATAGAATTGAAGGCCAGAAGATAGAAAGCTTTGCCACCCGAACCGATTGGAGTAATGATGCCTCCGTGGAGCGCCTGCGCGATATTTTGCGAAAAGTCGGCGTAACCCGTGAGCTTGACCGTCAGGGCATAAACCCGGGCGATATTGTTCATATAGGCCATCATAAATTCACCTGGTAG
- a CDS encoding LysM peptidoglycan-binding domain-containing protein: MENKISTREAVGSSLQTLGFGIRGAGSTSKLKFPQVVSLPKTRKNQKTATLTPLGRVIQTSIKALAGFKATPRYVSHTVGVGLVLAVVLTGSTGQTTRLSPLASQGGYGSVLDEAASADVAAKVADQTNLLVASEATSTAQALNSQASIITAGDDTLANRAVVDTAGVVSRDIKTHKVETGDTLATLAAKYNVTTDTVRWANGLKGDEALKVGQKLTILPVSGVQHKLAAGETADSLAAKYQSNAAQIIAFNNAEVTGLKAGDTVVIPDGVINEPGRRPAATQAVASASTPAGGKFTIGGNGGNYAYGYCTYYVAMRRPVPSGWGNAVSWLYNARAGGYKTGSAPAVGAIAWGGGGYYGHVAYVEAVSGDSVTVSEMNYNGNWNRVTKRTVPASSFKYIY, encoded by the coding sequence GTGGAGAATAAAATTAGTACTAGAGAAGCTGTTGGTAGCTCACTTCAAACCTTAGGGTTCGGAATCAGGGGTGCCGGATCGACTTCCAAACTAAAATTTCCGCAGGTAGTAAGTCTACCCAAAACTCGAAAAAATCAAAAAACCGCGACCCTCACACCTTTAGGGCGCGTTATTCAAACTTCAATCAAGGCCCTAGCCGGGTTTAAGGCAACTCCCAGGTATGTTTCGCACACCGTTGGGGTTGGCTTAGTGCTGGCCGTAGTGCTCACCGGTTCTACCGGTCAGACTACTCGCCTCAGCCCCCTAGCCAGCCAAGGCGGATACGGCTCCGTATTAGACGAAGCCGCTTCAGCCGATGTGGCTGCAAAGGTTGCCGATCAAACTAATTTACTTGTAGCTTCGGAGGCCACCAGTACCGCTCAGGCCTTGAATTCACAAGCCAGCATTATAACTGCGGGCGATGACACTCTGGCTAACCGCGCAGTGGTAGACACAGCCGGTGTTGTAAGTCGTGACATTAAGACTCACAAGGTAGAGACCGGTGATACTTTGGCCACATTAGCTGCCAAATATAACGTTACGACCGACACTGTTCGCTGGGCTAACGGCTTAAAGGGCGACGAAGCTCTGAAGGTCGGCCAAAAACTGACCATACTGCCTGTCTCGGGCGTGCAGCACAAGCTAGCAGCCGGCGAAACCGCCGATAGCCTGGCAGCCAAGTACCAATCTAATGCGGCTCAGATAATTGCCTTTAATAACGCGGAAGTTACTGGTCTCAAAGCCGGTGATACAGTGGTAATACCTGACGGCGTCATTAATGAGCCTGGTCGGCGCCCGGCAGCAACCCAAGCAGTTGCTTCGGCTTCCACGCCTGCAGGTGGTAAATTTACCATCGGCGGCAATGGCGGCAACTACGCGTACGGTTACTGTACTTACTATGTAGCCATGCGGCGCCCAGTGCCTTCGGGCTGGGGTAACGCTGTCAGCTGGCTCTACAACGCGCGGGCTGGCGGCTACAAAACCGGTTCGGCTCCAGCAGTTGGTGCCATTGCCTGGGGCGGCGGCGGTTACTACGGCCACGTTGCCTACGTAGAGGCAGTCAGCGGTGATTCTGTGACCGTTTCGGAGATGAACTACAACGGTAACTGGAACAGGGTTACTAAGCGGACTGTACCGGCTTCAAGCTTCAAATATATCTATTAA
- the mltG gene encoding endolytic transglycosylase MltG: protein MNMIPRNYIMLAGSVVLGALFGFFSWYQLSLRPINLNSAESKTYVLKKGVGVEQLSRELKTKKLIRSAPAFNIYVTLHGLRSRLQAGSYEFAANESTREIAKKIAEGRVAVNRAVFPEGTTIIKMKQILGDKGINPADFDAALGQPYTYDFLASKPAEVSLEGYLFPDSYDLIKPVQAKLLVAEMLENFGAKIKESKVTDGWAAQGLNLHQGLTLASIVEREVHQEEDRPMVAQLYLNRLKRGMPLQADPTAAYAGELIGKKQLDVGIDSPYNTYKVNSLPPGPICNPGISAMRAVANPKPNDYLYFISGKDGKNHFAKTLAEHEQNIAKYLK from the coding sequence ATGAATATGATACCGCGTAATTATATTATGTTGGCCGGTTCGGTCGTTTTGGGAGCGCTGTTCGGATTTTTCTCTTGGTATCAGTTGAGTCTGAGGCCGATTAATTTAAATTCTGCTGAATCTAAAACCTATGTGCTCAAAAAAGGTGTAGGTGTGGAGCAGCTTTCTCGGGAACTGAAAACCAAAAAGCTGATTAGAAGCGCCCCGGCCTTTAATATATACGTCACACTGCATGGGTTGCGCAGTCGGCTGCAGGCCGGCAGTTATGAATTCGCAGCCAATGAATCAACCAGAGAAATAGCCAAAAAAATTGCCGAAGGGAGGGTAGCGGTGAACAGAGCAGTATTCCCGGAAGGGACGACGATAATTAAGATGAAGCAGATTTTAGGAGATAAGGGAATTAATCCGGCCGATTTCGATGCCGCACTGGGACAGCCGTACACTTATGATTTTCTAGCATCCAAGCCGGCCGAAGTTTCCTTGGAGGGCTACTTGTTTCCAGACAGTTACGATCTTATTAAACCGGTACAGGCAAAGCTGCTAGTCGCGGAAATGCTCGAAAATTTCGGGGCTAAAATTAAGGAATCTAAGGTAACAGACGGCTGGGCTGCCCAAGGGTTGAATCTCCACCAGGGCCTTACCCTGGCCTCAATCGTTGAGCGCGAAGTACACCAAGAGGAAGACCGTCCGATGGTAGCCCAGTTATACTTGAACCGCTTAAAAAGGGGTATGCCGCTGCAGGCCGATCCAACTGCAGCTTATGCCGGCGAGCTGATTGGCAAAAAACAGCTTGATGTCGGGATTGATTCGCCCTATAACACCTATAAAGTTAACAGTCTGCCGCCCGGGCCTATCTGTAATCCTGGGATCTCTGCAATGCGCGCCGTGGCCAACCCCAAGCCGAATGATTACCTCTACTTTATTTCCGGTAAGGATGGCAAAAATCATTTTGCTAAAACCTTGGCCGAGCACGAGCAGAATATCGCTAAATACCTGAAGTAA
- a CDS encoding cupin domain-containing protein, which translates to MSDYSIVKLSEVKNFFKEKGWPGEMRFMSKPLATEQVAVSYRKMPTGSGGKGGYGHRHKVQEEVVFVLAGELEFKLDDKIEKVKAPAAVRIAPHVFRSIWNSQPKEAELLIISKKIENLDDDVEYKENFWPE; encoded by the coding sequence ATGAGCGATTATTCGATAGTTAAATTAAGCGAGGTCAAAAACTTCTTTAAGGAGAAGGGCTGGCCGGGCGAAATGCGGTTTATGTCTAAGCCGCTAGCAACCGAGCAGGTGGCAGTGAGCTACCGAAAGATGCCGACCGGTAGCGGTGGCAAGGGCGGCTACGGCCACCGGCACAAGGTGCAGGAGGAGGTTGTGTTTGTGCTGGCGGGAGAGCTGGAATTCAAGCTAGATGACAAAATAGAGAAAGTTAAAGCCCCGGCGGCGGTCCGCATTGCACCGCATGTCTTCCGCTCCATCTGGAACAGTCAGCCCAAAGAGGCTGAACTGCTGATTATTTCTAAGAAAATCGAAAACTTAGATGATGATGTGGAGTATAAAGAGAATTTCTGGCCGGAATAG
- a CDS encoding cell division FtsA domain-containing protein, which translates to MALKFIEKFKKGGQAAQYLVALDIGTEFVKALVGQVVGDPGGNQTVEILGVGRQRQRLTDMQSGAVTDIAGVVDNCDAALKAAEKMSGVVARDAVVGIAGELVKGTSTTVRYKRTNPTDRIEMLELRKILDRVQVKAYDKAKENLAWETGQQDIDVKMVNTAIVDVQIDGYRVTNPIGFQGRDVTIQLFNAFAPMVHIGALQSVANNLDLNLINIAAEPFAVAKSVGDDQSADFSAIFIDIGGGTTDIAVVNNGGVEGTKMFAIGGRSFTKRIAQIAGVSFEKAEQMKLEYSAGKMEKPEDRKAVEEAVNADINVWLSGVELSLAEFTRLDHLPAKILLCGGGTGLPQVVQALQGEWYKRLHFARQPIVSHISPKEVNRVVDKTGQLTSHADITPMGLANLGLDVINTGSITESVMQKLSKTLQA; encoded by the coding sequence ATGGCTTTAAAATTTATTGAAAAATTTAAAAAGGGCGGTCAAGCCGCGCAATATCTGGTAGCACTAGATATCGGCACCGAATTCGTCAAGGCGCTGGTTGGCCAGGTTGTCGGCGATCCGGGCGGTAATCAAACTGTAGAAATACTCGGTGTAGGACGGCAGCGCCAGAGGCTGACCGATATGCAGTCTGGTGCCGTCACAGATATTGCCGGCGTGGTAGATAATTGCGACGCTGCCCTGAAAGCAGCCGAAAAGATGAGTGGGGTAGTGGCCCGCGATGCGGTGGTGGGAATTGCCGGGGAACTTGTAAAGGGCACCTCTACCACAGTCAGATACAAGCGGACGAACCCCACCGATCGTATAGAAATGCTCGAGCTGCGCAAAATCTTAGATCGCGTACAGGTGAAAGCATACGACAAGGCCAAAGAGAATTTGGCTTGGGAAACCGGCCAGCAGGACATAGATGTGAAGATGGTGAATACCGCAATTGTAGATGTGCAGATTGATGGCTATCGGGTTACCAATCCGATTGGGTTCCAGGGGAGAGATGTAACGATTCAGCTTTTTAACGCCTTTGCGCCCATGGTGCACATTGGCGCACTACAGAGCGTGGCTAATAATCTAGATCTGAACCTCATCAATATCGCGGCCGAGCCGTTTGCTGTAGCTAAATCGGTAGGAGATGATCAATCGGCGGATTTCAGCGCCATATTCATAGATATCGGCGGCGGCACTACAGATATAGCCGTGGTAAATAATGGTGGCGTAGAGGGCACTAAAATGTTTGCTATTGGTGGCCGTTCGTTTACCAAGCGTATTGCCCAGATTGCTGGAGTCAGCTTTGAGAAAGCCGAGCAGATGAAACTGGAGTATTCGGCCGGTAAAATGGAGAAGCCGGAGGACCGTAAGGCAGTCGAAGAGGCCGTGAATGCCGACATTAATGTCTGGCTTTCCGGAGTGGAGCTTTCGCTGGCCGAATTCACCCGGCTCGACCACCTGCCGGCTAAAATTCTGCTTTGTGGTGGCGGTACCGGTCTACCCCAAGTGGTACAGGCTTTACAGGGAGAGTGGTACAAACGTCTGCATTTTGCCCGCCAGCCTATCGTGAGCCATATTTCTCCCAAGGAAGTGAATAGGGTAGTAGATAAGACCGGCCAACTGACAAGCCATGCCGATATTACCCCGATGGGACTGGCAAACCTGGGCCTGGATGTAATTAATACCGGTAGCATTACGGAAAGTGTTATGCAAAAATTAAGCAAAACCCTACAGGCATAA
- the ruvX gene encoding Holliday junction resolvase RuvX: MAKVLGIDYGLKRVGLAFADMEAKFPVPFTTLSNNDDLFERLKQIVASEDVDTVVVGLPRSLEGEETAQTKLAAAFAKELQAELGVPVEMVDEAGTSEAAIDRLGAKKARGKEKGLVDQEAAVIILEDYLNEYDTA; the protein is encoded by the coding sequence ATGGCTAAAGTTCTAGGCATTGATTACGGCTTAAAGCGGGTTGGCCTGGCTTTTGCCGACATGGAAGCCAAATTTCCAGTACCCTTCACTACTCTTTCCAATAATGATGATTTATTCGAGCGCCTCAAGCAAATAGTGGCGTCAGAGGATGTAGATACTGTTGTGGTCGGCCTGCCCAGGAGCCTCGAGGGGGAGGAAACGGCTCAAACAAAGCTGGCGGCCGCCTTTGCCAAAGAGCTGCAGGCTGAACTAGGCGTACCGGTTGAGATGGTCGATGAAGCTGGCACTAGCGAGGCAGCTATAGATCGGCTGGGTGCAAAAAAGGCGCGCGGTAAAGAGAAGGGTTTGGTTGACCAAGAGGCGGCCGTAATTATTTTGGAGGATTATCTGAATGAATATGATACCGCGTAA